The following coding sequences lie in one Arachis stenosperma cultivar V10309 chromosome 5, arast.V10309.gnm1.PFL2, whole genome shotgun sequence genomic window:
- the LOC130981508 gene encoding low-temperature-induced 65 kDa protein-like has product MDSRQVQSHDYDEHHNHPHGHDVGIGIHQDEHQHDHEKKSVVKKVKAKAKKIKDKVTKHGHHDNEHDHDQYHYEGQHIPDDHDLDEEDDEDEEMIDDPEVHGAPIYDSTAFRSAVPGQTQYLASPNVNLGGTSVMGVEPHHHQPRVVVVSSTAEPDQSRVTDPSKTFVGIGEDKAMHHKVNLERPMGLEEDPHAPRSSPLSHAPANYQTKVTDPTGAGGGEIDITPVERSLERMNIQNEARADQESKVLPTISETQYPSHLGGLGHHNHRFSPELSTATKTPFPTADKSHDQHLPHLSSEIKTQYPFAGSHDQFVPEFSNTHYPPIKSHDQNLPQESTVQYPSTESHNQFSAETIPRSSNIYEENPQQEPASDTTKARFEEQTQPPYEAMEKPSSQSSYTDKISSATSAIADKAITAKNVVASKLGYGEKDDKTKCHEENTSSDKPSNQSSYTEKISYATSAIADKAVSAKNTVALKLGYGDKGDSHEETRGENAAAATSTTEYGKRIAQSLTDRLAPVYGKVAGVGSAVKSKVPGTSTGSESDRGVSVKDYFAEKLRPGDADRALSEVISETLHHKRNKEEENVVHKRGEEEEEEEEEHERRKKIPMGKVTESEEVKRRLGSGNEETERYEESYVNSPGKSVVDKVKDVVFGSWFTKPDENQPSEGGEQFPKNSGAVDVDQAVNQAADARRLHESCN; this is encoded by the exons ATGGATTCTAGACAAGTCCAAAGTCATGACTATGATGAACATCACAATCATCCACATGGCCATGATGTTGGCATTGGCATACATCAAG ATGAGCACCAACATGACCATGAGAAGAAGTCTGTTGTTAAGAAAGTGAAGGCAAAGGCTAAGAAAATCAAGGACAAAGTCACCAAGCATGGTCATCATGACAATGAACATGATCATGATCAGTATCACTATGAAGGTCAACATATCCCTGATGATCATGATTTGGATgaggaagatgatgaagatgaagaaaTGATTGACGACCCTGAAGTCCATGGTGCACCAA TTTATGATAGTACTGCTTTTAGAAGTGCTGTACCAGGGCAAACACAATACTTGGCAAGTCCTAATGTTAATTTAGGAGGTACATCAGTTATGGGAGTGGAACCCCATCATCACCAGCCAAGAGTTGTAGTTGTTTCTTCAACTGCTGAACCTGATCAAAGCAGAGTCACTGATCCAAGTAAAACATTTGTTGGCATTGGAGAAGACAAGGCAATGCATCATAAGGTTAATTTGGAGAGACCAATGGGATTGGAGGAAGATCCTCATGCGCCACGTAGTAGTCCTCTTTCACATGCTCCTGCCAATTACCAAACCAAAGTCACTGATCCTACTGGAGCAG GTGGTGGAGAAATTGATATCACCCCAGTTGAGAGATCATTGGAAAGAATGAATATCCAAAATGAGGCAAGAGCTGACCAAGAATCCAAGGTTCTTCCAACTATTTCAGAGACTCAATATCCTTCTCATCTTGGTGGGCTTGGCCACCACAACCACCGATTTTCACCTGAGCTTTCAACAGCAACCAAAACTCCATTCCCAACAGCTGATAAAAGCCATGATCAGCACTTGCCACACTTGTCAAGTGAAATCAAAACTCAATACCCTTTTGCTGGAAGCCATGATCAATTCGTGCCGGAATTTTCTAACACGCACTACCCTCCAATTAAAAGCCATGACCAAAACTTGCCACAAGAGTCAACAGTTCAGTATCCTTCTACTGAAAGCCATAATCAGTTTTCAGCAGAAACAATTCCTAGAAGCTCTAATATATATGAAGAAAATCCTCAGCAAGAACCAGCTTCCGACACCACCAAGGCTAGATTTGAAGAACAAACCCAACCACCTTATGAAGCAATGGAGAAACCATCAAGTCAAAGTAGTTACACTGACAAAATCTCTTCAGCTACTTCAGCCATAGCTGATAAAGCCATTACTGCTAAAAATGTTGTGGCCTCCAAGCTTGGATATGGTGAGAAAGATGATAAAACAAAGTGCCATGAAGAAAACACAAGCAGTGATAAACCATCGAACCAGAGCAGTTACACTGAGAAAATCTCGTACGCAACTTCAGCAATAGCCGATAAAGCTGTGTCAGCTAAGAACACCGTAGCTTTGAAACTAGGTTATGGCGATAAAGGTGACAGCCACGAAGAGACACGAGGAGAGAATGCTGCTGCTGCTACTTCCACAACAGAATATGGGAAGAGAATAGCACAGTCCTTGACAGATAGACTTGCACCGGTTTATGGAAAGGTTGCTGGTGTAGGAAGTGCAGTGAAATCAAAGGTTCCTGGAACCTCAACTGGGAGTGAAAGCGATAGAGGAGTGTCAGTGAAGGACTATTTTGCAGAGAAGTTGAGGCCTGGGGATGCAGACAGAGCTCTATCTGAGGTTATATCAGAGACTCTGCATCATAAGAGGAACAAAGAAGAGGAAAATGTAGTTCACAAGAGAggagaagaggaggaggaggaggaggaggagcatgagagaaggaagaagataCCAATGGGGAAGGTGACAGAGTctgaagaagtgaagagaaggTTGGGGAGTGGAAATGAAGAGACAGAGAGGTATGAAGAGAGCTATGTAAATAGTCCTGGGAAGAGTGTGGTTGATAAGGTTAAGGATGTGGTTTTTGGTTCTTGGTTTACTAAACCGGATGAAAATCAACCGTCAGAAG GTGGGGAACAATTCCCCAAGAACTCTGGTGCTGTGGACGTGGATCAGGCGGTGAACCAAGCCGCGGATGCAAGACGACTCCATGAGTCATGTAATTGA